A part of Aspergillus flavus chromosome 5, complete sequence genomic DNA contains:
- a CDS encoding P-loop containing nucleoside triphosphate hydrolase protein: protein MPKFVPRQRKQKHRQKEAADAAVDSNAAEVLPISKEQKEAKRQKLREELRAQHTKISAKKQKRLDKYIENKLKKEENVELLKKLEKTTLDTSNFESSRELGKRKRLDENGIIEASRYTHDSASHVELSGDETDDSLPPSGTSFAIPKAQGPIEKPAEQVVVGSGLKRPLELGADGFPVLKKRKRAPKLKTKATKIQDLPWEGFDSDEDENESDNGSTPDYRKLKDKEVEALDRMNEDDDESSEDAFEDDQSEDENEGEEAEEEEEEESDDDDEGDEDEEEEEEDDSTSNQPRQSAFKAWARQQINETVGFKPTTGPVVSEEQPFGAKLKEKPVRNTVYEEEPLPAELQVTKGNPFRKAFHVQVDRSEDIQNARLGLPVVGEEQKIMEAIYNNSSVVIWGATGSGKTTQLPQFLFEAGFGNPDSPNPGMIAVTQPRRVAAVSMAKRVGDELGQFSDQVSYQIRFESTVSKKTAIKFMTDGILIREIAEDFSLSKYSIIVIDEAHERSVNTDILIGMVSRIVDLRKAMSEEDPAVKPLKLVVMSATLRISDFTQNPNLFRQGPPPLVQAEGRQYPVTVHFSRRTRQDYVEEAYRKVSRGHRKLPPGGMLVFLTGQNEIRQLSKRLKQAFKPTQRGGETEVKVQISANDAPLEAEDLDIGDADLSKVGNEDDDSDLEITGLDNDDDDDDGFDLGEEAMGSSTRVHVLPLYSQLPTKEQLRVFEPPPEGSRLIILATNVAETSLTIPGIRYVFDCGRAKEKQYDLDTGVQKFQVNWISKASANQRAGRAGRTGPGHCYRLYSSAVYENEFAQYTEPEILRTPIEGVVLQMKSMGLHNVINFPFPTPPSRQGLAKAEKLLKNLGALTSDGKVTQIGNRLSTYPLSPRFGKMLYIGHQHGCMPYVIALVSALAVGDLFVPENQIDPNPKGDNREKDAVYTNSDRLEDTVREQRHKDYARAHRLWSQHDDTSDALKFLSAICAYGYASDGESFCEKMFLRGKGFKEATQLRSQLTDIVRANNPGVVGAYQPRLSQPTEKQIKALKQIVTAGFIDNVAIRADLSPVPPEMHRTPKRAIDVPYLTLFKSREGPATELDEKAVYVHPSSILASLSPKEMPQYIIYSHLQQASPSLVSTEVPKVRMFPLVCPSGLQLSAIAHGTPLIEYGKPIGKTEPIDGIPPRRACWVIPSLVSEAGRGGWPLPAKKVVQKKDPKEGWIIEKFGA, encoded by the exons ATGCCGAAGTTTGTTCCTCGTCAGAGGAAGCAAAAGCACAGGCAGAAGGAGGCGGCAGATGCTGCGGTCGACAGCAATGCCGCCGAAGTTTTGCCCATCTCTAAAGAACAGAAGGAAGCCAAAAGGCAAAAGCTGAGAGAGGAATTGAGAGCGCAACACACCAAAATCTCagcaaagaaacaaaaacgcttagataaatatatt GAAAATAAACtcaagaaagaggaaaatgtTGAACtgctcaagaagcttgaaaAGACAACGTTGGACACCTCCAATTTCGAAAGTTCTAGAGAATTAGGGAAGCGCAAAAGACTTGACGAAAACGGTATCATTGAAGCATCTAGGTATACCCATGACAGTGCCTCCCATGTGGAGTTGTCGGGCGATGAAACAGATGATTCACTTCCTCCTTCGGGGACAAGTTTCGCTATTCCTAAAGCACAAGGTCCCATTGAGAAGCCGGCGGAACAGGTCGTGGTTGGTAGCGGGTTGAAGCGCCCTCTCGAACTTGGAGCGGACGGATTTCCCGTCCTCAAAAAGCGCAAACGAGCGCCGAAATTGAAAACGAAGGCCACCAAGATACAAGACTTACCATGGGAGGGATTTGACTCGGATGAAGACGAGAATGAGAGCGATAACGGCAGCACCCCAGATTATCGGAAACTTAAAGACAAAGAGGTGGAGGCACTGGATAGGATgaatgaagacgatgatgaatcTTCAGAGGACGCTTTTGAGGATGACCAAAGcgaagatgagaatgagggtgaagaagcggaagaggaagaggaagaagaaagcgacgacgatgatgaaggagacgaagacgaggaggaagaagaggaggatgacagTACCAGCAATCAGCCTCGCCAGTCCGCGTTCAAAGCTTGGGCCAGACAACAAATTAACGAAACAGTCGGTTTCAAGCCTACTACCGGTCCTGTCGTATCAGAAGAGCAACCCTTCGGGGCCAAGTTGAAAGAAAAGCCCGTGCGGAATACTGTTTACGAAGAAGAACCACTGCCCGCAGAACTTCAAGTTACCAAAGGCAACCCCTTCAGAAAGGCATTCCATGTCCAAGTTGACCGCTCGGAGGATATACAAAATGCACGGTTAGGGTTGCCTGTGGTTggagaagaacagaaaattATGGAGGCAATCTACAACAATTCCTCTGTCGTTATATGGGGTGCTACTGGTAGCGGAAAAACTACTCAATTACCACAATTTCTGTTCGAAGCTGGTTTTGGAAACCCGGATAGCCCTAATCCCGGCATGATAGCGGTAACGCAACCTCGTCGAGTTGCTGCTGTCAGTATGGCAAAACGTGTAGGCGATGAATTGGGTCAGTTCTCCGATCAAGTGTCTTATCAAATTCGATTTGAAAGCACTGTATCGAAGAAAACCGCAATCAAGTTCATGACCGATGGTATCTTGATCCGTGAAATCGCGGAAGACTTCTCGCTGAGCAAATACTCTATCATCGTTATCGATGAGGCTCATGAACGGAGTGTTAACACAGATATCCTCATTGGTATGGTGAGCCGTATTGTGGACCTGAGGAAAGCTATGAGTGAGGAAGACCCAGCTGTGAAACCTTTAAAACTCGTGGTCATGTCTGCCACTCTGCGAATTTCCGACTTCACCCAAAATCCCAACCTCTTCCGCCAGGGACCACCACCTTTGGTTCAAGCAGAAGGTCGCCAGTACCCCGTCACGGTGCATTTTTCCCGACGCACACGCCAGGATTACGTTGAGGAGGCGTACCGGAAAGTCTCGAGAGGTCATCGTAAGCTGCCTCCAGGGGGCATGCTCGTCTTTTTGACAGGGCAGAACGAAATTCGACAACTCTCTAAGCGCTTGAAGCAGGCCTTCAAACCCACGCAGCGGGGTGGAGAAACTGAGGTTAAAGTGCAGATCTCTGCGAACGATGCACCACTGGAGGCGGAAGACCTAGACATTGGGGACGCTGATCTTTCCAAGGTTGGcaacgaagacgacgacaGTGACCTCGAAATCACCGGTCTAGataacgatgatgatgacgatgatggttTTGATCTCGGCGAAGAAGCAATGGGTTCATCCACGCGAGTGCATGTTTTGCCGTTGTACTCCCAACTTCCCACAAAGGAACAGCTGAGAGTTTTTGAACCGCCACCCGAGGGCTCACGTCTTATCATTCTAGCGACTAACGTGGCTGAGACTAGTTTAACAATCCCGGGCATTCGATATGTGTTTGATTGTGGACGGGCCAAGGAGAAACAGTACGATTTAGATACAGGAGTGCAGAAGTTTCAGGTCAACTGGATCAGTAAGGCCAGTGCCAATCAAAGAGCAGGACGAGCTGGTAGAACTGGGCCCGGCCACTGCTATCGACTCTACTCATCTGCAGTCTACGAAAACGAGTTTGCTCAGTACACAGAACCAGAGATTCTACGCACGCCAATTGAAGGCGTCGTGCTTCAGATGAAGAGTATGGGCCTTCACAACGTTATCAATTTCCCATTCCCAACGCCTCCTAGTCGGCAGGGTCTTGCGAAAGCCGAGAAGCTCCTCAAAAATCTCGGTGCTCTCACGTCTGATGGCAAAGTTACGCAAATCGGCAATCGTCTGTCTACATACCCTCTGTCCCCTAGGTTTGGTAAGATGTTGTATATTGGTCATCAGCACGGCTGTATGCCCTACGTTATTGCGCTGGTTTCGGCCTTGGCAGTTGGAGACCTTTTTGTTCCAGAAAACCAAATCGACCCGAACCCCAAGGGGGATAACAGAGAGAAAGACGCGGTATACACGAACTCGGATCGTTTGGAAGACACAGTTCGGGAGCAACGTCACAAAGACTATGCAAGAGCTCATCGACTCTGGAGTCAACACGATGATACATCCGATGCGTTGAAGTTCTTATCAGCGATTTGCGCCTATGGATATGCTTCTGATGGAGAATCGTTCTGTGAAAAGATGTTCTTACGAGGCAAAGGATTCAAAGAGGCCACGCAACTACGAAGTCAATTGACAGATATAGTGCGGGCCAATAACCCTGGAGTTGTCGGAGCATATCAGCCACGTTTATCGCAGCCAACAGAGAAGCAAATCAAGGCTTTGAAGCAAATTGTCACAGCGGGTTTCATCGACAATGTTGCCATCCGGGCTGATTTGTCTCCAGTACCGCCCGAAATGCATCGTACACCGAAGAGAGCGATCGATGTTCCATACTTGACGCTTTTCAAGTCTCGCGAGGGACCGGCCACGGAACTTGATGAAAAAGCTGTTTACGTGCATCCGTCATCTATCCTTGCGAGCCTCTCACCCAAGGAAATGCCGCAATACATCATATATTCCCATCTCCAACAAGCGTCCCCATCGCTCGTGTCGACCGAAGTACCCAAAGTCAGAATGTTCCCACTGGTTTGTCCTAGTGGCTTGCAACTCTCTGCCATTGCACACGGTACGCCCTTAATCGAGTACGGTAAGCCTATTGGGAAAACAGAACCGATTGATGGAATCCCACCACGCAGGGCGTGTTGGGTGATCCCGTCACTGGTAAGCGAGGCTGGACGTGGAGGATGGCCTTTGCCAGCCAAGAAGGTGgtgcaaaagaaagaccctAAGGAGGGCTGGATAATTGAAAAGTTTGGCGCTTAA